One window from the genome of Vibrio sp. VB16 encodes:
- a CDS encoding aminotransferase class I/II-fold pyridoxal phosphate-dependent enzyme, whose protein sequence is MIDLKEICIDAQKTIYEALKQIDTNAQGILFVVKDEILQGIVTDGDIRRALIAKVSLDSSIINVTYNDYIALHYESPQELIQNTLSERIKAIPLIDNDRKIVDYASSNRLHRVSVLEPLLGGNELEYVTDCIKTNWISSQGRYVQQFEEAIEEYTGAAYVLAVSNGTVALHLALVALGIEPGDEVIVPDLTFGATLNAVVLSGAKPVIVDIDEKDWNISVELIEANITPNTKAILPVHIYGVPCNMPKIMELAKRNNLRVIEDCAEALGSTISEKHVGTYGDVGCFSFFGNKVITCGEGGAVLFKDKDTYNKARVLRDHGMKPGKRYWHEVVGFNYRLTNMQAAVGCAQLEQLPTFRIKRKEIFSWYEKYLMASGYFEKQQFDEDYDNSFWLFTVKLKSHSLINRDDLIKKLAKIGIDTRPVFYPMSDMPPFRNYKKDLNGTSTNISLNAISLPTSVYLNEVDIKAISIATLKLIDSYIKLKEVEKSA, encoded by the coding sequence ATGATAGATCTAAAAGAAATTTGTATTGATGCACAAAAAACAATATACGAGGCACTAAAGCAGATTGATACCAACGCACAAGGCATATTATTCGTCGTTAAAGATGAAATTTTACAGGGTATAGTAACGGACGGTGATATACGTCGTGCACTTATTGCTAAAGTATCTCTAGATAGTTCTATTATAAACGTGACTTACAATGACTATATTGCGTTACATTATGAATCACCACAAGAACTAATACAAAATACATTAAGTGAGCGAATAAAAGCTATTCCCCTGATAGACAATGATAGAAAGATTGTTGATTATGCATCAAGTAATCGCTTACATCGAGTTTCCGTATTAGAACCACTACTAGGTGGGAATGAATTAGAATATGTTACAGACTGTATTAAAACAAATTGGATATCATCACAAGGTCGGTACGTGCAGCAGTTTGAGGAAGCAATTGAGGAATATACAGGAGCAGCGTATGTTTTAGCTGTCAGTAATGGAACTGTTGCACTTCATTTGGCTCTAGTTGCACTAGGAATTGAACCTGGTGATGAAGTTATCGTGCCAGATTTAACATTTGGAGCAACATTGAATGCAGTTGTGTTATCCGGCGCGAAGCCTGTTATTGTCGATATAGATGAAAAGGATTGGAATATATCGGTCGAACTAATAGAAGCGAATATTACGCCAAATACTAAGGCTATATTACCAGTACATATCTATGGTGTACCCTGTAATATGCCTAAAATCATGGAGCTTGCTAAACGAAACAATTTACGAGTAATTGAGGATTGTGCAGAAGCATTGGGCTCGACAATATCCGAAAAGCATGTTGGAACTTATGGGGATGTAGGTTGTTTTTCATTTTTCGGGAATAAAGTTATCACCTGTGGTGAAGGTGGAGCTGTGTTATTTAAAGATAAAGATACCTATAATAAAGCTCGAGTTTTGAGAGACCATGGCATGAAACCTGGTAAAAGGTATTGGCATGAAGTTGTTGGTTTTAATTACAGACTTACCAACATGCAGGCGGCCGTAGGTTGCGCTCAACTCGAACAACTGCCAACCTTTCGAATCAAACGTAAAGAAATATTTTCGTGGTATGAAAAATATTTAATGGCATCTGGTTACTTTGAAAAACAGCAATTTGACGAGGATTACGATAATAGTTTTTGGTTATTTACGGTAAAATTAAAATCGCATAGTTTGATTAATCGTGATGACCTAATTAAAAAACTGGCGAAAATTGGTATTGATACGAGACCAGTTTTCTATCCTATGTCGGATATGCCCCCATTTAGGAACTATAAAAAAGATTTAAATGGAACGAGTACTAATATTTCATTAAACGCAATTAGTCTCCCTACTTCAGTCTATTTGAATGAAGTTGACATTAAAGCTATATCAATAGCCACGTTAAAATTGATTGACTCATACATTAAACTAAAGGAAGTTGAGAAAAGTGCTTAA
- a CDS encoding sugar phosphate isomerase/epimerase family protein, which produces MIYLSTGGFSKKSFIEVSRLLDCNVIKGLELSSGKHTPNLQVDLDEVRKNYKVALHNYFPVPKEAFVFNLASLDPEISEKSLEHAKYAIELSAKVGSSHYSFHAGYLIDPQVNELGRQIKERKLNARNVGLKQFINNVNELAEFAKQYDVGLMIENNVLSLKNSQAFHSNPLLMVDEADTEEIFSQIKGNVGLLVDFAHLKVSANSLKFSAENYLKKFHSITKGYHLSDNDGKEDTNNSFDLSAWFLDGMRKDLDYYSIEVYDGNISKLHQQYEFIESFLRE; this is translated from the coding sequence ATGATATATTTATCGACAGGTGGTTTTTCTAAGAAAAGTTTTATAGAAGTATCGAGACTGTTAGATTGCAATGTTATAAAAGGTTTAGAACTTTCTTCAGGTAAGCATACTCCAAACCTTCAAGTTGACTTGGATGAAGTCAGGAAAAATTACAAAGTTGCTCTACATAATTATTTCCCAGTCCCCAAAGAAGCCTTTGTATTTAACCTTGCTAGTTTAGACCCTGAAATTAGTGAGAAAAGTTTAGAACATGCAAAATATGCGATTGAATTGAGTGCTAAAGTAGGAAGTTCTCATTATAGTTTTCATGCTGGATACCTGATCGATCCTCAAGTTAATGAATTAGGAAGGCAGATTAAAGAGAGAAAACTAAACGCCAGAAACGTCGGATTAAAACAGTTTATAAACAATGTTAATGAACTGGCCGAATTTGCCAAGCAATACGATGTGGGGTTGATGATCGAAAATAATGTTCTCTCGCTTAAAAACTCCCAAGCTTTTCATTCAAATCCATTACTAATGGTGGATGAGGCGGATACGGAAGAAATTTTTAGTCAGATAAAAGGTAATGTAGGCCTTTTAGTCGATTTTGCTCATTTGAAAGTCTCTGCTAACTCTTTGAAATTTAGCGCTGAAAATTACTTAAAAAAGTTTCACAGTATAACTAAAGGCTACCACTTAAGTGACAATGATGGGAAGGAAGATACCAATAATTCATTCGATCTGTCTGCATGGTTTTTAGATGGCATGAGAAAAGATCTCGACTATTACTCTATTGAGGTCTATGACGGGAATATATCAAAGTTACATCAACAATACGAATTTATAGAAAGCTTTTTGAGGGAATAG
- a CDS encoding acetyltransferase — protein MRKRCIIIGCGSHCYSVISIIESLSEYEILGIVDMAADFDPNEIKSNYKVISTLDKVLADKELFADCHFAIAIGDNQDRAVVYAQLREQGRLIPNFVSSHALVDHTVVLGDANIIAHHTIIGPQVKIGTNNLINTRVLVEHNSRVGNHSHLGPNTIMCGSSKIENLCLVGANSTLIPKTTLASFCTLGAGSVLIKNCESEGVTLVGIPAKVK, from the coding sequence GTGCGTAAGCGTTGTATCATTATTGGTTGCGGTTCACATTGTTATTCAGTAATTTCAATTATAGAGAGTTTAAGTGAATATGAAATATTGGGCATAGTCGACATGGCTGCTGATTTTGATCCGAACGAAATAAAAAGTAACTACAAAGTCATTAGTACGCTTGATAAAGTATTAGCAGACAAAGAATTGTTTGCCGACTGTCATTTTGCGATTGCTATCGGTGATAATCAAGATCGTGCAGTAGTATACGCTCAATTGCGGGAACAAGGTCGCTTGATTCCTAACTTTGTATCGAGTCATGCGCTTGTTGATCATACAGTTGTATTAGGCGACGCAAACATTATCGCCCACCACACAATTATCGGCCCACAAGTAAAGATTGGAACAAACAACCTAATCAATACAAGGGTATTGGTTGAGCACAATTCTCGTGTGGGGAATCACAGTCATTTAGGACCTAATACAATAATGTGTGGGAGTAGCAAAATTGAAAATTTGTGTTTAGTAGGTGCAAACTCGACGCTTATACCTAAAACAACGTTAGCATCTTTCTGCACACTTGGTGCTGGTAGTGTGTTGATTAAAAACTGTGAAAGTGAAGGTGTTACTCTTGTCGGTATTCCGGCTAAGGTCAAGTGA
- a CDS encoding N-acetylneuraminate synthase family protein produces the protein MRVKIIAEIGVNHSGDVTLAKQMIDEAKLAGADAVKFQTFTAEKLVSDLTPKVKYQESTTLESESHYEMIKSLEFAYEDHLPVLEYCRENGVEFISTPYDVESAEFLVSIGVKTFKTASADIVDLSLQTFIAQNANNAIVSTGMATLGEIEKVVAIYRKYNCPLTLLHCVSNYPCAYESLNLKSMKTLRSAFQCNVGYSDHAIGPIPAVAAVAMGATIIEKHFTLDKNMIGPDHQASSEPEEFKELVDAIRTTEILLGTPFKRIQSEETQMRNVSRKSLFFRENVVKGEILKAEHFTLKRPGDGLFESELENIIGCKATISISAGKKLSYGDFCSA, from the coding sequence ATGCGAGTTAAGATTATTGCGGAAATAGGCGTCAATCATTCAGGCGATGTGACCCTAGCAAAACAGATGATCGATGAAGCTAAATTGGCAGGGGCTGATGCTGTCAAATTTCAAACTTTTACTGCTGAAAAGTTGGTGAGTGATTTAACACCAAAAGTAAAGTATCAGGAATCAACAACCTTAGAAAGTGAAAGTCACTATGAAATGATAAAATCACTTGAGTTTGCATATGAAGATCATTTGCCGGTTCTAGAATACTGTCGAGAGAATGGAGTTGAGTTTATATCGACGCCTTATGATGTTGAAAGTGCCGAATTTTTAGTATCAATTGGGGTGAAAACATTCAAAACAGCATCTGCCGATATCGTAGATTTAAGTTTGCAAACGTTCATCGCTCAAAATGCGAACAATGCGATTGTGTCAACAGGTATGGCGACTTTAGGTGAGATAGAAAAAGTTGTTGCCATTTACCGAAAATACAATTGTCCGCTAACGTTACTTCATTGTGTATCAAACTACCCGTGTGCATATGAAAGCTTGAATTTAAAATCGATGAAGACTTTAAGGTCGGCATTTCAATGTAATGTTGGGTACTCAGATCATGCTATTGGTCCGATACCTGCGGTTGCCGCGGTTGCGATGGGAGCGACAATAATCGAAAAGCACTTTACATTAGATAAAAATATGATTGGCCCGGATCATCAAGCTTCAAGTGAACCTGAAGAATTTAAAGAGTTAGTCGATGCTATTAGAACAACGGAAATTTTATTAGGTACTCCTTTTAAAAGGATTCAATCTGAAGAAACTCAAATGAGAAATGTTTCTCGCAAGAGTTTATTTTTTAGAGAGAATGTAGTGAAAGGGGAGATACTAAAAGCTGAACATTTCACGTTAAAGAGGCCTGGGGATGGTCTATTTGAATCAGAATTAGAAAATATTATAGGCTGCAAAGCTACTATCAGTATTTCCGCGGGTAAGAAATTGTCATATGGGGACTTTTGTAGTGCGTAA
- a CDS encoding Wzz/FepE/Etk N-terminal domain-containing protein — MNKPTLQEPNQAHYPFPAQNYSADSSDEIDLRELFLALWKGKLTIIFFTLVFSVAGVLYALSQPNTYKADVILASSGDSGQSGMAAMASQFGGLASLAGINLGGGSTDNKAMSLAVLNSRLFLNAFIKKHDLLVPLMASTEWNASTGVLVIDPELYDEATQQWVREVPAGKSIVPTDWEAFKMFKKEVLSSAETKDSGLVTLSVTHFSPIIAQQWATWLVEDLNSWMKEKSLSETKRNIGYLQQQIEKTVVSDMQSVFYQLIEEQTKNLMLAEVEVEFSFKTIDPAVIPEEKAGPKRALICVLATLLGGMLGVGVVLVRFAFRKEY, encoded by the coding sequence ATGAATAAACCAACGTTACAAGAACCAAACCAAGCGCATTACCCTTTTCCCGCGCAAAATTATTCTGCGGACTCGTCGGACGAAATCGATTTACGAGAATTGTTTTTGGCGCTTTGGAAAGGCAAACTAACCATAATTTTCTTCACTCTGGTTTTCTCTGTGGCTGGCGTGCTTTATGCGCTTTCGCAACCCAATACCTATAAAGCGGACGTGATACTGGCCTCTTCTGGCGATAGTGGCCAAAGTGGCATGGCGGCAATGGCATCACAATTTGGTGGCCTGGCTTCTTTAGCGGGTATTAATTTAGGCGGGGGCAGTACCGATAATAAAGCGATGTCGCTTGCAGTGCTGAATTCACGATTATTCTTGAATGCGTTTATTAAAAAACATGATTTACTCGTCCCGTTAATGGCCAGTACAGAATGGAATGCCAGCACTGGTGTTTTGGTGATTGACCCAGAGCTATACGACGAAGCCACACAACAGTGGGTCCGTGAGGTTCCCGCAGGTAAATCTATTGTGCCGACCGATTGGGAGGCATTTAAAATGTTTAAGAAAGAAGTACTCAGCAGTGCTGAAACAAAAGATAGTGGGTTAGTGACCTTATCGGTTACGCATTTTTCCCCTATTATTGCCCAGCAGTGGGCAACCTGGTTGGTTGAAGATCTTAACAGTTGGATGAAAGAAAAATCGCTTTCGGAAACAAAACGAAACATAGGTTATTTACAGCAGCAGATTGAAAAAACGGTAGTGTCGGATATGCAATCGGTATTTTACCAGTTGATTGAAGAGCAAACCAAAAATCTGATGCTGGCCGAGGTAGAAGTTGAGTTTTCTTTTAAAACCATAGACCCCGCCGTTATCCCAGAAGAAAAAGCAGGACCAAAACGCGCACTAATCTGTGTTCTAGCAACCTTATTAGGTGGGATGTTAGGTGTAGGAGTTGTGTTGGTTAGGTTTGCGTTTAGGAAAGAGTATTGA
- a CDS encoding SLBB domain-containing protein: MSIKNTVIAVIASAVSFSVLAFTPTPAQIKQFQNLPKAQQEQLARQYGVDVSALTGEATQAVTQQVQENPPIRATSLAAPVEQASTLASKKSINNNGLRPFGYDVFSGQPMAFTVVDNMPVPLDYIMAPGDEITVRLYGKTSQELNLTIDREGFIHFPSFGPLSIAGQTFAQSREYISDLVKQKRIGVEVVVSMGAMRTMQVFLVGDITQPGAYNVNGLTSLTQALIASGGVKETGTLRNIQLKRKGKTIATLDLYDLLLKGDASNDVRLLAGDTLFVPSKMSDVSLRGEIKRPAIYELKGKTTLGQLLSIGGGATPRAYLSKVSIKRISSNGTEQITADLATRSGRNLLVKDGDEVVISPSSSALKNAVAIRGEVVRQGALRFVPGMKISDVITSAENDLKQNADLDYALVVREINADREIKVLQFDLGNALADPKSIDNIQLKERDQIFIFDNGLALDYWFGSNQNKKVTSNEKLVDKSTEFIDASTGAVVKTDSLNELNVQGNDSLTRADNIKQTSREVLLNPIIERLKAQSALHHPANIIEVTGAVKFPGTYPLPEGKSLNQVIKAAGGLGDDAYLTEAEITRKKKTTESYQVSHASFALNAVLNGEEAMTLQPLDHLVIKKQPDWQQGMTIDLQGEVKFPGTYTFQRGDRLEDVVSRAGGFTRFAYAKGAVFSRVGLKRQEQERLALLNLQLKQEIGGLALRRQSSSATYTTSPTDALAIADELAKTEAVGRLVINLEQAMAGDEAANVMLEKGDKLYVPATNPTIAVMGEVQFASNHTYKPGVTVEDYLLSAGGTKKQADTDRVYIVRADGSVMVPNNSFWFSRKQKPLAPGDTIIVPIDTDYLDGLSTLTSATQVLYQIGVAWSAVKD, translated from the coding sequence ATGTCTATAAAAAACACCGTCATTGCTGTCATTGCCAGCGCCGTTAGTTTTAGCGTCTTGGCATTTACACCGACACCTGCTCAAATTAAACAGTTTCAAAACCTGCCTAAAGCACAACAAGAACAACTCGCTCGTCAGTATGGCGTGGATGTCAGTGCGCTAACCGGTGAGGCGACTCAAGCGGTAACCCAACAGGTGCAAGAAAACCCACCCATAAGGGCAACGTCTTTGGCCGCTCCCGTTGAACAAGCATCGACTCTAGCATCGAAAAAAAGCATAAACAATAATGGCCTTCGTCCCTTTGGTTACGATGTATTTTCTGGCCAACCAATGGCGTTTACGGTGGTGGATAACATGCCGGTTCCCCTCGACTACATTATGGCGCCGGGCGATGAAATTACGGTACGGCTTTACGGAAAAACCAGCCAAGAGCTCAACTTAACTATTGATCGTGAGGGGTTTATCCATTTTCCGTCGTTTGGTCCATTATCGATAGCAGGGCAAACTTTTGCGCAATCACGAGAATATATTTCTGATCTCGTTAAACAGAAAAGGATTGGGGTTGAAGTGGTTGTCTCTATGGGGGCAATGCGCACCATGCAGGTATTCTTGGTGGGTGACATTACCCAACCTGGGGCATATAACGTTAATGGCTTAACCTCGTTAACTCAGGCATTGATTGCCAGTGGCGGTGTGAAAGAGACTGGTACATTGCGTAATATTCAATTGAAACGTAAAGGGAAAACAATCGCAACACTGGATTTGTATGACCTACTGCTAAAAGGCGATGCGTCGAATGATGTTAGATTGCTCGCGGGCGACACGCTTTTCGTACCTAGTAAAATGTCGGATGTGTCATTACGTGGTGAAATTAAACGCCCCGCTATTTATGAACTTAAGGGAAAAACCACTTTGGGGCAGTTGCTTTCGATTGGTGGTGGCGCAACACCTAGGGCCTATTTGTCTAAAGTGAGCATAAAGCGGATATCCTCAAATGGTACCGAACAGATTACAGCGGACCTCGCGACTAGATCGGGGCGTAACCTACTAGTAAAAGATGGCGATGAGGTAGTGATTTCTCCTTCTTCCAGCGCACTGAAAAACGCGGTGGCTATCCGAGGGGAAGTGGTAAGACAAGGTGCCTTACGGTTTGTTCCGGGAATGAAAATTAGCGATGTTATTACATCGGCAGAAAACGATTTAAAGCAAAATGCGGATCTAGATTATGCCCTTGTGGTTAGAGAGATAAACGCAGACAGAGAGATTAAGGTCTTACAGTTTGATCTGGGTAATGCGTTAGCCGACCCAAAATCTATCGATAATATTCAGCTGAAAGAAAGAGACCAAATATTCATTTTTGATAATGGTTTGGCGTTGGATTATTGGTTTGGAAGTAATCAGAATAAAAAAGTAACTAGTAATGAAAAACTGGTCGATAAATCGACTGAGTTTATCGATGCTTCAACCGGCGCTGTCGTAAAAACTGACTCGTTAAATGAATTAAACGTTCAAGGTAATGATAGCCTGACTCGGGCTGATAACATAAAGCAAACCAGCCGTGAAGTGCTACTAAACCCAATAATAGAGCGTTTGAAAGCACAATCAGCGCTTCATCATCCCGCTAATATTATTGAGGTGACTGGTGCCGTTAAATTCCCCGGTACGTATCCATTACCGGAAGGGAAATCTTTAAATCAAGTCATTAAAGCTGCGGGTGGGTTGGGTGATGACGCTTATCTCACTGAAGCGGAAATAACCCGTAAGAAAAAAACAACAGAGAGCTATCAAGTCTCTCATGCTTCATTTGCATTGAACGCCGTGTTAAATGGAGAAGAGGCGATGACGCTTCAGCCTTTAGATCATCTGGTTATCAAAAAGCAGCCTGATTGGCAACAAGGGATGACCATTGACCTGCAAGGTGAAGTGAAGTTTCCGGGCACATACACGTTCCAACGTGGTGATAGGCTTGAGGATGTTGTGAGTCGTGCTGGCGGTTTTACTCGATTTGCTTATGCGAAAGGTGCCGTATTTAGCCGGGTGGGTTTGAAAAGGCAAGAGCAAGAGCGATTGGCGCTATTAAACTTGCAGCTGAAGCAAGAGATTGGTGGTTTAGCGCTACGTCGACAGAGTTCGTCGGCCACCTACACCACATCACCGACCGATGCGCTTGCCATAGCGGATGAGCTTGCAAAAACAGAAGCGGTAGGGCGGTTGGTCATTAATCTAGAGCAGGCGATGGCAGGTGATGAAGCGGCGAATGTTATGCTTGAAAAAGGCGATAAGTTGTATGTACCGGCCACTAACCCAACCATCGCGGTGATGGGAGAGGTTCAGTTTGCCTCTAACCATACCTATAAACCGGGCGTTACGGTTGAAGATTACCTCTTATCCGCCGGTGGGACGAAAAAGCAAGCAGACACAGACAGGGTCTATATTGTGAGAGCGGATGGGTCTGTTATGGTGCCCAACAACTCGTTTTGGTTTAGTCGGAAACAGAAACCGTTGGCCCCGGGGGATACGATTATCGTCCCTATTGATACGGACTACTTAGATGGGTTAAGTACGTTAACCTCGGCCACACAAGTGCTATACCAAATTGGTGTTGCATGGAGCGCGGTGAAAGACTAG